A window of Octopus sinensis linkage group LG29, ASM634580v1, whole genome shotgun sequence contains these coding sequences:
- the LOC115225965 gene encoding uncharacterized protein LOC115225965 codes for MEQCANVETHNQLNGDDADMTFSKQLLDLGNGTSVGEKDGWASLPFGHMVSALKELMNKVFPHQRNHFTDHNWLKTRAILVPKNVAVDDLNIKLLEQLPGECHIFNSIDAVFNIDEAVNYPVEFLNSLIPPGLPPHNFHLKIGALVMLHRNLNPPKLCNGTRLIIQKMMPTVLETTILTDKASGEPVFIPRIPLILSDIPFQYKHLQFPLKLSFAMTINKAQGESLDVVGLNMDNFMWDPQELEILIICLFMPHKERPKMLIIKKLMAAALS; via the coding sequence ATGGAGCAGTGTGCAAACGTTGAGACTCACAACCAGCTGAATGGTGATGATGCAGACATGACTTTTTCAAAGCAACTGTTGGACCTTGGTAATGGTACTTCGGTTGGCGAGAAGGATGGTTGGGCAAGCTTGCCTTTTGGACATATGGTATCTGCTTTAAAGGAACTAATGAATAAGGTGTTTCCACATCAAAGGAATCACTTTACAGACCACAACTGGCTGAAAACCCGTGCCATTTTAGTTCCAAAGAATGTGGCAGTTGATGATTTGAACATCAAACTTCTGGAACAGTTGCCAGGTGAGTGTCACATCTTCAATTCCATTGACGCTGTATTCAACATCGATGAAGCTGTGAATTATCCAGTTGAATTCTTGAATAGTCTAATACCACCCGGCCTCCCGCCTCACAACTTTCACCTCAAGATTGGGGCACTAGTTATGCTCCATCGAAACCTCAATCCACCAAAGCTTTGCAATGGCACACGACTTATAATACAGAAGATGATGCCAACAGTCTTGGAGACAACAATTTTGACTGATAAAGCAAGCGGTGAGCCTGTATTCATTCCTAGAATTCCACTGATTCTCTCGGATATACCTTTCCAGTACAAGCACCTGCAATTCCCGTTGAAACTGAGCTTTGCAATGACCATTAACAAGGCCCAGGGGGAGTCCTTAGATGTGGTAGGTCTGAACATGGACAACTTTATGTGGGATCCTCAAGAGTTGGAAATcctaattatttgtttatttatgcccCACAAGGAAAGACCAAAAATGTTGATTATCAAGAAGctcatggccgcagctctgagctga